The proteins below come from a single Armatimonadota bacterium genomic window:
- the rfaE2 gene encoding D-glycero-beta-D-manno-heptose 1-phosphate adenylyltransferase has translation MTIEELQAKRGKSVVVFTNGVFDILHAGHVDYLEKARALGDYLVVALNTDRSVSRLKGPTRPINHLADRVRVIGALRCVDCVVTFSEDTPERIIAAIRPNIHVKGGDYTVESLPESKIVHSYGGKVVIFPLLEGRSSTRVIQKLDRE, from the coding sequence ATGACCATCGAAGAGTTACAAGCCAAGCGCGGCAAATCCGTAGTAGTGTTCACTAATGGCGTCTTCGATATTCTCCATGCTGGCCACGTCGACTATCTGGAAAAAGCGCGAGCATTGGGAGATTACTTAGTAGTAGCTTTGAATACTGATAGAAGCGTTTCGAGACTTAAGGGACCAACCAGACCAATCAATCACTTGGCCGATCGCGTGCGCGTGATCGGAGCCCTGCGGTGCGTTGATTGCGTGGTGACCTTCTCCGAAGACACCCCCGAACGGATTATCGCTGCGATCCGCCCCAATATCCATGTCAAGGGAGGCGACTACACGGTGGAATCCCTCCCCGAATCAAAGATCGTCCATAGTTACGGCGGAAAAGTCGTGATCTTTCCTCTCCTCGAGGGACGATCCTCCACCCGCGTTATCCAGAAACTAGACCGAGAATGA